Proteins from a single region of Scleropages formosus chromosome 22, fSclFor1.1, whole genome shotgun sequence:
- the LOC108918288 gene encoding isocitrate dehydrogenase [NAD] subunit gamma, mitochondrial-like — protein sequence MTGQLKMSGVCTLLALSRLLKPPRAGRQTHETQCGGIRCRTRPTNPSGVCSCKGLGFAACAPRQSSFHTSPPAKRGGRHTVTLIPGDGIGPELLNHVRDLFSFSRVPVDFEVVHVNSALTSEDDINNAITAIRRNGVALKGNMETNHNMPPSYKSRNNLLRVTLDLYANVMHCRSLSGVRTRHRNVDIIIVRENTEGEYSSLEHESVSGVVECLKIITRDKSLRIADYAFQLARKKGRHSVTAVHKANIMKLGDGLFLQCCKEVASGYPDITFDSMIVDNTTMQLVSKPQQFDVMVMPNLYGNVVSNVCAGLVGGPGLVPGANYGKDYAVFETGTRNTGKSIAGKNIANPTAMLLASCMMLDHLGLHAYASMIRSAVLLTMNKTQLHTADIGGQCTTSEIIQSIRREIQSSSPHITGSIEC from the exons ATGACGGGACAGTTGAAGATGTCCGGAGTCTGCACTTTACTGGCACTTTCCAGGCTTCTGAAGCCCCCACGGGCGGGACGACAGACGCACGAGACCCAA TGTGGTGGCATTCGGTGCAGAACACGACCAACTAACCCGTCCGGTGTGTGTTCGTGTAAG GGTCTGGGCTTTGCGGCTTGCGCTCCGAGACAGAGCTCGTTCCACACG TCACCTCCTGCAAAGCGTGGTGGCAGACATACCGTGACCCTAATTCCAGGAGACGGTATTGGACCTGAACTACTCAATCATGTGCGTGACCTTTTCAG TTTCAGCCGTGTGCCTGTGGACTTTGAGGTGGTACACGTAAACTCTGCCCTGACCAGCGAGGACGACATCAACAATGCCATTACTGCCATCAGGCGCAATGGTGTTGCGCTTAAGG GCAACATGGAAACCAACCATAATATGCCCCCCTCCTACAAATCCAGGAACAACTTACTTCG CGTGACCCTTGACCTCTATGCTAATGTGATGCATTGTCGGTCCCTCTCTGGGGTGAGAACTCGGCACAGAAATGTCGACATTATTATCGTCAGAGAGAACACCGAGGGCGAATATAGCAGCCTGGAACATGAG AGTGTGTCCGGAGTGGTAGAGTGTCTGAAAATCATCACTCGAGACAAGTCCCTGCGAATCGCCGACTATGCTTTCCAGTTGGCCAGGAAGAAAGGGAGACACAGCGTTACAGCTGTACACAAGGCCAACATCAT GAAGCTAGGAGATGGGTTATTCCTGCAATGCTGCAAAGAGGTGGCATCAGGCTATCCCGACATAACGTTTGACAGCATGATTGTTGACAACACCACCATGCAG CTTGTTTCTAAGCCCCAGCAGTTTGATGTGATGGTGATGCCCAACCTGTATGGAAATGTGGTCAGCAATGTGTGTGCAGGCCTGGTGGGAGGTCCAGGCCTTGTGCCAGGGGCTAACTACGGCAAAGACTACGCTGTCTTTGAAACA GGAACCAGGAACACGGGAAAAAGTATTGCAGGCAAGAACATTGCTAACCCTACTGCCATGCTGCTGGCTAGCTGTATGATGCTGGACCATCTTGG ACTGCACGCATATGCCAGTATGATCCGAAGTGCAGTCCTCCTCACCATGAACAAAACGCAG CTGCACACAGCTGATATTGGGGGCCAGTGCACCACTTCAGAGATCATCCAGAGCATCAGGAGGGAGATTCAGAGCAGCAGCCCCCACATTACAGGCAGTATTGAGTGCTGA